In Candidatus Margulisiibacteriota bacterium, one DNA window encodes the following:
- the feoB gene encoding ferrous iron transport protein B, which yields MTRLPSCHAEYQRISRDAKLVIALAGNPNVGKSTIFNSLTGLDAVTANYPGKTVALNLGTAEYQGTKIGIVDLPGTYSLGSVSDDQLVARREILEGAADIIVSVLDATNLERNLYMVLQLFDLGYPVVIALNLSDLAAQQNICIDLQKLSAILGVPVIPMVGTTGEGIEQLIKTCLAVKAGEIKLQPNSPSYGKDIEANIGQLAARIQECLKNIPYGLSPRALATLLLEEDAEFMALVAAEKDCGKVMQKLREISADIERTHGERAALRFVRERHGLEGVIVDQVQTIGACRISRTERLWRLTIEPLTGIPILLFGLMAVFVTMYYVGSFLSSIFESAWSVFVSPYINTLFYGLLGHNALSRTLLWGFDAGIKAALSVGIPFVMTFYIILALLEDTGYLNSIAFLTDSLMHKLGLHGRAIIPIIAGAGCNVPAIIGTRVLTTRREKIIACTLIILTPCSARTAVIMGAVALFVGWQYALAIYAIDFVIGILVGRTMAVLLPGESSGLVMEMFPFRAPKLAHILKKTWYRVKEFVLIALPIIAVGSLVMGALYETKYMWLLTAPMNLVVENWLGLPAVAGICLLFGILRKELALELLLALAIVKYGPNIHNLLSFMTKQQLFIFALVTTLYFPCAAALTVLVKELGWRASIAIVIFTVVLAVVVGGFANMFLNVVKII from the coding sequence ATGACCCGCCTGCCCAGTTGCCACGCCGAATATCAAAGGATCAGCCGTGATGCGAAGCTCGTGATCGCCCTGGCGGGGAATCCCAATGTAGGAAAGTCCACCATCTTTAACAGTCTCACGGGCCTGGATGCCGTGACCGCCAACTATCCCGGGAAGACCGTAGCTTTGAACCTGGGAACGGCCGAATATCAGGGAACGAAGATCGGCATTGTGGACCTGCCAGGAACTTATTCGCTCGGTTCTGTTTCCGACGATCAGCTGGTCGCTAGGCGCGAGATCTTGGAAGGCGCGGCGGACATTATCGTTTCCGTCCTTGATGCGACGAACCTCGAGCGCAACCTTTATATGGTACTGCAGCTCTTTGATCTTGGTTATCCGGTCGTCATTGCGCTTAATCTGTCGGACCTGGCGGCCCAGCAGAACATCTGTATCGACCTGCAAAAGCTCTCCGCTATCCTTGGCGTTCCGGTGATCCCGATGGTGGGGACAACGGGAGAGGGGATTGAACAGTTGATCAAGACCTGTCTGGCCGTCAAGGCCGGCGAGATCAAGCTCCAGCCCAATTCTCCCAGCTACGGCAAGGACATTGAGGCCAACATTGGGCAGCTGGCGGCCAGGATCCAGGAGTGCCTGAAGAACATCCCTTACGGGCTCTCCCCCCGCGCGCTCGCTACTCTGCTTTTGGAAGAAGATGCTGAATTCATGGCGCTGGTCGCGGCGGAAAAAGATTGCGGAAAGGTCATGCAGAAGCTTCGGGAAATATCGGCCGACATCGAACGGACGCATGGCGAACGGGCGGCGCTCCGCTTTGTGCGCGAACGGCACGGCTTGGAAGGGGTGATCGTTGACCAGGTACAGACGATCGGGGCCTGCCGGATCTCCCGGACGGAAAGGTTGTGGCGGCTGACCATTGAACCCTTGACGGGGATCCCGATCCTGCTGTTTGGATTAATGGCGGTCTTTGTCACGATGTATTACGTTGGAAGTTTTCTCTCGAGCATTTTTGAGTCTGCCTGGAGCGTGTTCGTATCCCCTTATATCAATACTTTGTTCTATGGCCTGCTAGGCCACAACGCTTTGTCCAGGACGCTTTTATGGGGGTTTGATGCCGGCATCAAGGCTGCGTTGTCGGTGGGTATCCCCTTTGTCATGACCTTCTACATTATACTAGCGCTGCTAGAGGATACAGGCTATCTAAATTCGATCGCCTTTTTGACCGACAGCCTGATGCACAAGTTGGGACTGCACGGCCGGGCGATCATCCCCATTATTGCTGGTGCGGGCTGCAACGTTCCGGCGATCATCGGGACCAGGGTCTTGACCACCAGGAGAGAAAAAATAATCGCCTGCACTTTGATCATACTGACGCCTTGCAGTGCGAGGACGGCCGTAATAATGGGGGCGGTAGCTTTATTTGTCGGCTGGCAATACGCCTTGGCGATCTATGCGATCGACTTTGTTATCGGTATCCTGGTCGGCAGGACGATGGCCGTACTTCTACCTGGGGAATCCTCCGGGCTAGTTATGGAGATGTTCCCTTTCAGGGCGCCGAAGCTGGCGCATATATTGAAAAAGACCTGGTACCGGGTGAAGGAATTCGTCCTGATCGCCTTACCAATAATAGCCGTCGGGAGCCTGGTCATGGGGGCACTTTATGAGACTAAATACATGTGGCTGTTAACGGCGCCCATGAACCTGGTCGTGGAGAACTGGTTGGGCCTGCCGGCGGTGGCGGGGATCTGCCTTCTTTTCGGGATATTAAGAAAAGAGCTCGCTTTGGAACTGCTGCTTGCCCTCGCGATCGTTAAGTACGGCCCCAACATTCACAATCTTCTTTCCTTTATGACCAAACAACAGCTTTTCATCTTTGCGCTAGTGACCACGCTCTACTTTCCCTGTGCCGCTGCCTTGACCGTGCTGGTTAAGGAGCTGGGGTGGAGAGCTTCTATTGCCATTGTCATATTCACTGTTGTTCTAGCCGTCGTCGTAGGCGGCTTTGCCAACATGTTCCTTAATGTTGTTAAGATCATCTAA
- the nikR gene encoding nickel-responsive transcriptional regulator NikR: MSKLKRFGVAMDDALLKKLDQIVRHKSYANRSEAIRDFIRDQLVEAEWANPKQEVVGTLTMVYDHHARLLSDKLGDIQHEHHGNIIAATHVHLDAHNCAEVVIIKGPSATIKKIADRLIATKGVKHGKLVMTSTGKELS; this comes from the coding sequence ATGTCAAAGTTAAAAAGATTCGGCGTTGCCATGGATGACGCCCTCCTCAAGAAACTAGACCAGATCGTCCGGCATAAGAGCTACGCTAACCGCTCCGAAGCGATCCGCGACTTTATCCGCGACCAGCTGGTGGAGGCGGAGTGGGCGAACCCCAAACAAGAAGTGGTCGGCACCCTGACCATGGTCTACGACCACCATGCCCGGCTTCTTTCTGATAAATTGGGTGACATCCAACATGAACATCACGGCAACATTATCGCTGCCACCCATGTCCACCTTGACGCCCACAACTGCGCCGAAGTGGTCATTATTAAAGGGCCAAGCGCGACGATCAAAAAAATTGCCGATCGCCTGATCGCTACCAAAGGCGTCAAACACGGCAAACTGGTGATGACGTCGACCGGTAAAGAATTAAGTTAA
- a CDS encoding energy-coupling factor ABC transporter permease: MHIPDGFLDPKMSAGMMGAAAFVLAYCVAKVKAAVTALAPQAALAAAGRGVGNVVSGMRRVLTGDGERTIYKMGMVASLVFAGQMFNFPISSGTSGHLIGGVFASVLLGPFAGAIVIAVVLAVQMLFFADGGLLAIGANIVNMALSGTIIAYYIYYFLKKAAPEWLAIIVAAWSSVVLAASTCSLEIGFSGTSAFTQVIPAMLNVHVIIGLAEALISLAAIYLFRTMIRGEEPAE, from the coding sequence ATGCATATTCCGGACGGGTTTCTTGATCCAAAAATGTCGGCGGGGATGATGGGGGCGGCGGCGTTTGTCTTGGCCTATTGCGTCGCCAAGGTGAAGGCCGCGGTCACGGCACTGGCTCCGCAAGCGGCGCTGGCTGCAGCGGGAAGAGGTGTGGGGAATGTGGTAAGCGGGATGAGGCGCGTCCTGACCGGCGATGGTGAGCGGACGATCTATAAGATGGGAATGGTAGCATCGCTGGTCTTTGCCGGGCAGATGTTCAACTTTCCGATCAGCAGTGGGACTTCGGGCCACTTGATCGGCGGCGTTTTTGCCTCGGTCCTGCTTGGCCCTTTTGCCGGGGCGATCGTTATCGCTGTTGTTCTGGCGGTGCAGATGCTCTTTTTTGCCGACGGTGGATTACTGGCCATTGGCGCGAACATCGTTAACATGGCGCTTTCCGGAACGATCATTGCTTACTACATATATTACTTTTTAAAGAAAGCCGCTCCGGAATGGCTGGCGATCATAGTTGCCGCCTGGTCATCAGTCGTTTTAGCTGCGTCAACTTGCTCACTGGAGATCGGTTTTTCCGGTACGAGCGCTTTTACGCAGGTCATTCCGGCGATGTTAAATGTTCATGTCATTATCGGCTTGGCTGAAGCCTTGATCAGCCTGGCGGCCATCTATTTATTCCGAACCATGATCAGGGGCGAAGAGCCGGCGGAATGA
- a CDS encoding PDGLE domain-containing protein, with product MKRLFLVVLLVAISAAFFASAHPDGLDKTAARLGFAQKGIERSAVMAGYTLPSSPEGGLSTAAAGIAGVLITLAIFWLAAYLFKSFNNKKELAALFCLVLLGSSSWAARPLVTDDFYTVSAGGYELEVGYAATQNQAAQANGANLSFKRGILVNFDLGIEVPYALSSPSGLNDVLLHAKYRLWERGEDEGLTGRIDYKFNNGGVSQGLGSGDNDYCLMLIYSKMFGLTKAHLNFGHVLVGVNAGVQADDYFAYSVALEQPVWGEQGDIVAEYIANNAALPSPAFIQLGARYLVANGLKLDAGYSVGLNNNTIKNSLTAGIHYEF from the coding sequence ATGAAAAGACTGTTTTTGGTCGTTTTACTTGTGGCCATATCTGCCGCTTTTTTTGCCTCGGCTCATCCGGATGGCCTCGATAAAACAGCGGCCAGGCTTGGCTTTGCGCAAAAAGGGATTGAACGGAGCGCGGTCATGGCCGGTTATACTCTTCCCAGTTCGCCTGAAGGCGGGCTCTCGACCGCTGCGGCCGGGATCGCCGGAGTGTTGATCACGCTGGCTATATTTTGGTTGGCTGCTTATTTATTTAAAAGCTTTAACAACAAGAAGGAGCTGGCCGCCCTGTTTTGTCTGGTGTTGCTTGGTAGTTCGTCCTGGGCCGCCCGACCATTAGTGACCGATGACTTTTATACGGTGTCGGCCGGTGGTTACGAGCTGGAAGTAGGGTATGCTGCCACCCAAAATCAAGCCGCTCAGGCCAATGGAGCCAATCTTTCGTTTAAAAGAGGGATCTTGGTGAACTTTGACCTGGGGATCGAGGTCCCCTATGCTCTTTCCTCACCCTCGGGGTTGAATGATGTTTTATTGCACGCCAAATACCGTCTGTGGGAGCGGGGAGAGGATGAGGGCCTGACCGGCCGGATCGATTATAAATTCAATAATGGGGGGGTCAGTCAAGGCTTGGGGAGCGGGGACAACGATTACTGCTTGATGCTGATCTATTCGAAGATGTTCGGCTTAACGAAAGCCCACCTGAATTTTGGTCATGTTTTAGTCGGGGTTAATGCCGGTGTGCAAGCCGACGATTATTTTGCCTATTCTGTTGCCCTGGAACAGCCCGTTTGGGGAGAGCAGGGGGATATCGTGGCTGAGTACATAGCCAACAATGCCGCTTTGCCTAGTCCGGCCTTCATTCAGCTCGGCGCCCGGTATTTGGTCGCCAACGGTCTAAAACTCGACGCCGGATATAGTGTTGGTTTGAACAATAATACGATCAAAAACAGTTTGACGGCCGGTATTCATTACGAGTTTTAG
- the rfaD gene encoding ADP-glyceromanno-heptose 6-epimerase, whose amino-acid sequence MAPAKKIIVTGGAGFIGSAFVGKLNREGEKELIVVDAAGADRSFGNLAGKAYLDYLEKGAFIRAITAGSFPADVKAVFHIGACSSTTEQNAAYLKENNLEYTKTLAGWSLKNSIPFFYASSAATYGDGSLGYADDESLIPSLKPLNLYGQSKQDFDLWLLNNELLDKVVGWKYFNVFGPNEYHKDDMRSMVLKGYEQVKRDGRLRLFKSYRPEYKDGEQKRDFVYIKDVVDLMYEFYRHPAVKGLYNVGAGLPRSWNDLAKAIFSALKIPPVIEYIEMPEILKDKYQYYTEANLSKLKKTGLPLKITSLEDAVADYVRNYLEKGSARL is encoded by the coding sequence ATGGCCCCAGCCAAAAAGATCATCGTGACCGGCGGCGCCGGGTTTATCGGCAGTGCTTTTGTCGGCAAGCTTAACCGTGAAGGAGAAAAAGAGCTCATCGTGGTCGACGCGGCCGGGGCGGACCGCTCCTTCGGGAACCTGGCCGGCAAAGCTTACCTCGACTATCTGGAAAAAGGGGCTTTTATCCGGGCGATCACAGCCGGTTCTTTTCCGGCCGATGTTAAAGCGGTCTTCCACATTGGCGCCTGCTCCTCCACGACCGAACAAAATGCCGCTTATCTCAAAGAGAATAATCTAGAGTACACTAAAACATTAGCCGGTTGGTCACTTAAGAACTCCATCCCCTTCTTCTACGCCAGCTCGGCCGCCACTTACGGCGACGGCTCGCTCGGCTATGCCGATGATGAGTCGCTCATCCCCTCGCTTAAACCGCTCAATCTCTACGGCCAGTCCAAACAGGATTTTGACCTTTGGCTGTTGAACAATGAACTTTTAGACAAGGTCGTCGGCTGGAAGTATTTTAACGTCTTTGGCCCGAACGAATACCACAAAGATGATATGCGGAGCATGGTCCTGAAGGGTTACGAACAGGTTAAACGGGACGGCCGGCTCCGCCTCTTCAAGTCATATCGGCCGGAATATAAAGACGGCGAGCAAAAACGGGATTTCGTCTATATCAAAGACGTGGTCGATCTGATGTATGAGTTCTACCGGCACCCGGCAGTCAAAGGGTTGTACAATGTCGGCGCCGGCCTCCCCCGGAGCTGGAACGACCTGGCCAAAGCGATCTTTTCGGCCTTGAAAATACCCCCGGTGATCGAATACATTGAGATGCCGGAGATCTTAAAAGATAAATACCAGTATTACACCGAAGCAAACCTGAGCAAACTAAAAAAGACCGGTCTCCCCCTCAAGATCACTTCGCTGGAAGACGCCGTCGCCGACTACGTCAGGAATTATCTGGAAAAAGGTTCCGCCCGGCTGTAG
- a CDS encoding NAD-dependent epimerase/dehydratase family protein: MRVLITGGAGFLGINLVRYLLDKGIRDIVVLDLADFDYPEKDRVTFIRGDIRDKQAVARAMKGCGCVVHTAAALPLYTPQDILTTDVAGTRNLLAEAKAQRVERFVHISSTAVYGIPDHHPLRETDRLDGVGPYGKAKIMAEEVCLEYRAQGMCVPILRPKSFIGPERLGVFALFYDWAKDGRGFPMIGDGKNRYQLLDVEDLCASIYLAMTGDKNKVNDTFNIGAKEFTTMGEDYQAVLDVAGFGKKIRPFPAWPMIWTLRLLEFLKLSPLYKWVYETASKDSFVSIDKAEKILGFAPRYSNKDALIRNYRWYLANEANFSGQSGISHRIPWKQGILGLAKRFF, encoded by the coding sequence ATGAGAGTACTGATAACCGGCGGCGCTGGTTTTCTCGGGATCAACCTGGTCCGTTATTTACTGGACAAGGGGATCCGGGATATCGTCGTTCTCGATCTGGCCGACTTTGATTATCCCGAAAAAGACCGGGTCACTTTTATCCGGGGCGATATCCGGGACAAACAGGCGGTCGCCCGGGCGATGAAAGGTTGTGGTTGCGTCGTCCATACCGCCGCCGCCCTCCCCCTTTACACGCCCCAGGATATTCTTACCACCGATGTCGCTGGAACGAGGAATCTCCTGGCCGAAGCGAAGGCCCAGCGGGTTGAGCGCTTTGTCCACATCTCTTCGACCGCTGTCTACGGCATCCCCGACCATCACCCTCTCCGGGAAACCGACCGGCTGGATGGTGTTGGCCCTTATGGCAAAGCTAAGATCATGGCCGAAGAGGTTTGCCTGGAATACCGGGCGCAGGGAATGTGCGTCCCGATCCTCCGGCCAAAATCTTTCATCGGGCCGGAGCGGCTCGGCGTCTTCGCTCTCTTCTATGACTGGGCCAAAGATGGCCGCGGCTTCCCCATGATCGGGGATGGAAAGAATCGCTACCAACTGCTCGACGTCGAAGATCTCTGCGCCAGCATTTACCTGGCAATGACTGGCGACAAAAACAAGGTCAATGACACCTTCAACATCGGCGCCAAAGAATTCACGACCATGGGGGAAGATTACCAGGCGGTACTCGATGTGGCCGGCTTCGGGAAGAAGATCAGGCCTTTTCCCGCCTGGCCGATGATCTGGACACTGCGCCTCCTCGAATTTTTAAAGCTGTCACCGTTATATAAGTGGGTCTACGAAACCGCCTCCAAGGATTCATTTGTCTCGATCGACAAAGCCGAGAAGATACTTGGTTTCGCTCCGCGCTATTCGAATAAGGACGCCCTGATCAGGAATTACCGCTGGTATCTGGCCAATGAGGCGAACTTCTCCGGGCAAAGCGGCATCTCCCATCGTATCCCCTGGAAACAAGGGATCCTCGGCCTGGCCAAGAGGTTTTTTTAA
- a CDS encoding ferritin family protein — translation MYNLLADVKLSIELEEKGYDFYRQTAAKTKNPLAVATLTGLADREKEHIKRITEFYASLTGGNKLDASWLTVVQTPPDKKALLAPILKKLKDNLDKKFETEKDINEAYKVAEGLETDTFVLYDKIARETDNPTAQKFYSALAIEEREHYDILEDTLRYLNDPGDWYREQERWIVEG, via the coding sequence ATGTACAACCTGCTGGCTGACGTTAAGCTCTCGATCGAATTAGAGGAAAAAGGGTACGATTTCTACCGGCAAACGGCCGCCAAGACAAAGAATCCGCTGGCCGTCGCCACCTTGACCGGTCTGGCGGACCGGGAGAAAGAACATATCAAGCGGATCACCGAGTTTTACGCCAGCCTGACCGGCGGCAACAAGCTGGACGCGAGCTGGCTAACGGTCGTCCAAACCCCGCCTGATAAAAAAGCCCTCCTCGCGCCGATCCTAAAAAAGCTAAAAGATAATCTAGATAAGAAATTCGAGACCGAAAAGGATATCAATGAAGCCTACAAGGTCGCCGAAGGGTTGGAAACCGACACTTTTGTCCTCTACGACAAGATCGCCCGGGAAACCGATAACCCGACCGCCCAGAAATTCTACTCCGCCCTGGCCATTGAGGAGCGGGAGCATTATGACATCCTCGAAGATACTCTCCGCTATCTGAACGATCCCGGCGATTGGTACCGCGAGCAGGAACGCTGGATCGTTGAGGGCTAA
- a CDS encoding desulfoferrodoxin, with the protein MAKRLEVYKCEVCGNIVEVVHAGVGELVCCGQPMKLQVENTVDAAKEKHVPVIERSESGCLVKIGAVPHPMEEKHYIEWIELVVDDKAYRQFLKPGDKPEAFFPVNGASLTAREYCNLHGLWSAKI; encoded by the coding sequence ATGGCTAAACGGTTAGAGGTTTATAAGTGCGAGGTTTGCGGTAATATCGTGGAAGTGGTCCATGCCGGGGTGGGGGAATTGGTCTGCTGCGGCCAGCCGATGAAACTACAGGTCGAGAACACCGTGGACGCGGCCAAGGAGAAGCATGTGCCGGTTATCGAACGGTCGGAGAGCGGTTGCCTGGTCAAGATCGGCGCGGTCCCGCATCCGATGGAAGAAAAACATTATATTGAATGGATCGAGCTGGTCGTGGACGATAAGGCCTATCGCCAGTTCCTCAAGCCGGGGGATAAGCCGGAGGCGTTCTTTCCGGTGAACGGGGCGAGCCTGACCGCCCGCGAGTACTGCAACCTCCACGGGCTCTGGTCGGCGAAAATTTAA
- a CDS encoding flavin reductase, with protein sequence MKPETLHKLSYGMYIVSSKDDGKLNGQIANTVFQITAEPPTIAVSINKQNLTHDYITTSQLFTVSVLAKETPLSFIGQFGFKSGRDLDKFAGVKYLTGKLGAPVVLDNTVAYLEAEVVDEFDCGTHTVFLARIKEAETLPGQAEPLTYAYYHEVKRGTSPATAPTYLKSEETIKEPGMKKYVCKVCGYVYEPEKGDPDAKIAAGTAFEGLPATWVCPVCGEGKDQFEAVK encoded by the coding sequence ATGAAGCCCGAGACCCTGCATAAATTGAGCTACGGGATGTACATCGTCAGCTCCAAGGACGATGGAAAGCTGAACGGCCAGATCGCCAATACCGTCTTCCAGATCACGGCCGAGCCGCCGACCATCGCTGTCAGCATTAACAAGCAGAACCTGACGCACGATTACATCACTACCAGCCAGCTCTTTACCGTTTCCGTCCTGGCCAAGGAGACGCCGCTTAGTTTTATCGGCCAGTTCGGGTTTAAATCCGGCCGGGACCTGGACAAGTTCGCCGGGGTCAAATACTTGACGGGGAAGCTGGGGGCGCCGGTCGTCCTGGATAATACCGTGGCTTATCTGGAGGCGGAGGTGGTGGACGAGTTTGATTGCGGCACGCACACCGTCTTCCTTGCTCGGATCAAGGAAGCGGAGACGCTCCCCGGTCAGGCCGAGCCGCTGACCTATGCCTACTACCATGAGGTCAAGCGGGGGACCTCGCCGGCGACCGCGCCGACTTATCTCAAGTCTGAAGAAACAATAAAGGAGCCAGGCATGAAAAAATATGTTTGCAAGGTTTGCGGGTATGTTTACGAGCCGGAGAAGGGGGACCCTGACGCCAAGATAGCCGCGGGAACGGCGTTCGAGGGCCTGCCGGCGACCTGGGTCTGCCCGGTCTGCGGGGAGGGTAAAGACCAGTTTGAGGCGGTCAAATGA
- a CDS encoding FprA family A-type flavoprotein: MTARQVKPNIYSVGAIDWDRRLFDSLIPLPHGTSYNAYLIKGSEKTALLDTVDPTKAQDLFDNLAELKVEKIDYVVIHHVEQDHSGCLPQVLQRFPLAKVVTNARAKEMIKDHLLVADEKIIVVNDRETLSLGDRTLEFILAPWVHWPETMFTYLKEDKVLFTCDFLGSHLATSDLFAGSWDEIVEGAKRYYAEIMMPFRTSIKQHLEALKGYQFDLVAPSHGPIYNDPKPVLAAYTEWASDLVKNEVVIAYVSMHGSTAEMVRHLTDALVKRGLIVKQFDLPRTDVGELAMALVDAATVVIGTPTVLAGAHPAAVYAAFLANALRPKMRFVSVLGSFGWGGKAVEQLAGLLTNLKVEIIPPVIVKGYPKEADLKAIEALAGGIYAKHQTLGIAK, translated from the coding sequence ATGACAGCCAGGCAAGTTAAGCCCAATATTTATAGCGTCGGAGCGATCGACTGGGACCGGCGCCTCTTCGACTCTCTGATCCCGCTGCCACACGGGACGAGTTATAATGCCTACCTCATTAAAGGGAGTGAGAAAACGGCTCTCCTCGATACGGTCGACCCAACCAAGGCCCAGGACCTGTTCGACAACCTGGCCGAGTTGAAGGTCGAAAAGATCGATTACGTCGTTATTCATCACGTTGAGCAGGATCACTCCGGCTGCTTGCCGCAAGTACTGCAACGTTTCCCGCTGGCGAAGGTCGTGACTAACGCCCGGGCGAAAGAGATGATCAAAGACCATCTTTTGGTGGCTGACGAGAAGATCATCGTGGTCAACGATCGGGAGACCCTCTCCCTGGGGGACCGGACCCTCGAGTTCATCCTCGCTCCCTGGGTCCATTGGCCAGAGACGATGTTCACTTACTTGAAAGAAGACAAGGTCCTCTTCACCTGTGACTTTCTCGGCTCACATCTGGCGACGAGCGACCTCTTTGCCGGGAGTTGGGACGAGATAGTTGAAGGGGCCAAACGTTATTACGCCGAGATCATGATGCCATTCCGGACCAGCATTAAGCAACACCTGGAGGCCCTGAAAGGGTATCAATTTGACCTGGTGGCGCCGAGCCACGGGCCGATCTACAATGATCCCAAACCGGTCCTGGCGGCTTATACCGAATGGGCTTCGGATTTGGTCAAGAACGAAGTGGTCATCGCTTACGTTTCGATGCACGGCAGTACCGCCGAAATGGTCCGGCACTTGACCGACGCTCTGGTCAAGCGCGGCCTGATAGTCAAACAATTCGACCTGCCGCGGACCGATGTCGGAGAACTTGCCATGGCGCTGGTTGATGCCGCGACCGTGGTCATTGGCACGCCAACGGTACTGGCCGGCGCCCACCCGGCTGCGGTTTACGCCGCTTTCCTGGCCAACGCCCTGCGGCCGAAAATGCGTTTTGTTTCGGTCCTCGGCTCGTTCGGCTGGGGAGGAAAAGCGGTCGAACAGCTGGCCGGGTTACTGACCAATTTGAAGGTCGAGATTATTCCGCCAGTCATTGTTAAAGGCTATCCCAAGGAAGCCGATCTGAAAGCTATCGAGGCCTTAGCCGGCGGGATCTACGCGAAACATCAAACGCTCGGAATCGCGAAATAA
- a CDS encoding rubrerythrin family protein produces the protein MANNLKGSKTEHNLLASFAGESQARNRYTYFASVAKKAGYEQVAALFLETADNEKEHAKRFFKFLEGGEVTITAAYPAGVIGDTIANLEAAAAGEKLEWSKLYLDAENIARQEGFEEIAKQFKEIAEVEEKHETRYRKLLKNLKDGKVFKKDQVVKWHCRNCGYVHEGQEAPVECPACRHPQAYFELLAENY, from the coding sequence ATGGCTAATAATCTGAAAGGGTCCAAAACGGAGCATAACTTGTTAGCGTCTTTTGCCGGCGAGTCGCAAGCGAGGAACCGGTACACCTATTTTGCCAGTGTGGCGAAAAAAGCGGGCTATGAGCAGGTCGCGGCGCTCTTCCTGGAAACGGCTGACAACGAGAAGGAGCATGCCAAGCGTTTTTTTAAGTTTCTGGAAGGCGGGGAGGTGACGATCACGGCGGCGTATCCGGCCGGGGTGATCGGTGACACCATAGCCAACCTCGAAGCGGCGGCGGCCGGAGAAAAGCTGGAGTGGTCCAAGCTCTACCTTGACGCGGAGAACATCGCCCGGCAGGAAGGGTTTGAAGAGATCGCCAAGCAGTTCAAAGAGATCGCCGAAGTTGAAGAAAAACATGAAACGCGCTACCGCAAATTATTAAAGAACCTTAAGGACGGCAAGGTTTTTAAGAAAGACCAGGTGGTCAAATGGCACTGCCGCAATTGCGGTTATGTTCACGAAGGCCAGGAGGCGCCGGTCGAATGTCCGGCCTGCCGGCATCCCCAGGCTTACTTTGAGCTCTTGGCTGAAAACTATTAG
- a CDS encoding TMEM165/GDT1 family protein has translation MTPFLAALAIIGLAELGDKTQLLTFGFATKYPFWKVIAAVASATALLMAIAVGFGGIISRFIPHFYLQLSAGIIFLAFGLWTLFGREEKEEGEKEGVGRKPFWIVFTAFFIAELGDKTQLATLTLSAQYGAPLLVWLGATLGMVGINVVSVLAGSWLNRHLPDKFIRYLGAAVFIIFGLATLAELFR, from the coding sequence TTGACCCCATTCCTGGCCGCGCTGGCTATCATCGGCCTGGCGGAACTCGGCGACAAGACCCAACTCCTGACCTTTGGCTTTGCCACCAAATACCCCTTCTGGAAAGTGATCGCCGCAGTGGCCAGTGCTACCGCCTTACTGATGGCGATCGCGGTCGGCTTTGGCGGTATCATCAGCCGGTTTATTCCCCATTTTTATCTCCAACTATCGGCCGGTATTATCTTTCTTGCTTTCGGTCTGTGGACCCTGTTCGGCAGGGAAGAGAAGGAAGAGGGGGAGAAGGAGGGAGTAGGAAGGAAGCCTTTCTGGATCGTTTTTACCGCCTTTTTTATTGCCGAACTGGGGGACAAGACGCAGTTGGCCACGCTCACGTTGTCCGCGCAATATGGCGCCCCGCTTCTTGTCTGGTTGGGGGCGACACTCGGCATGGTGGGGATCAATGTGGTCAGTGTTCTGGCTGGCAGCTGGCTAAACCGCCACTTGCCGGATAAATTTATCCGCTATCTGGGCGCCGCTGTTTTTATCATCTTCGGCCTGGCGACCCTGGCCGAGCTTTTCCGCTGA
- a CDS encoding SoxR reducing system RseC family protein, which translates to MLDRGKVFALDGGSALVDIAGVGECRGCAACQMFAAGHKGVAAVNGVGAVIGDEVEVEIVPVTKMSAPALAFGLPFLCFLFGVIAGAIWSELFSFIGGAIGLAVGLISARWLDLYSFGRGTFRSRLVRKLT; encoded by the coding sequence ATGCTTGACCGGGGAAAAGTTTTTGCGCTCGACGGTGGCTCCGCTCTGGTCGATATTGCCGGGGTTGGGGAATGCCGCGGTTGCGCGGCCTGCCAAATGTTCGCTGCCGGGCACAAAGGAGTGGCGGCGGTCAACGGGGTCGGGGCCGTGATCGGCGACGAAGTTGAAGTGGAGATCGTCCCGGTGACTAAAATGTCTGCTCCCGCGCTCGCTTTTGGCTTGCCCTTTCTTTGCTTTCTTTTTGGTGTTATTGCCGGAGCGATCTGGTCGGAATTATTTAGCTTCATTGGTGGAGCGATCGGTTTAGCGGTTGGCCTTATCAGCGCGCGCTGGTTGGACCTTTATTCCTTCGGCCGGGGGACCTTCCGTTCCCGTCTGGTCAGGAAATTGACATAG